The following are encoded together in the Diachasmimorpha longicaudata isolate KC_UGA_2023 chromosome 3, iyDiaLong2, whole genome shotgun sequence genome:
- the LOC135160929 gene encoding uncharacterized protein LOC135160929 isoform X1 translates to MISIYMASGAENFKMHGAKRVLIFCLLTTFIPIFLLVMPLYLRHSLYADVVYAVTESDIMEISDGVSTMFCSAHTLQMNSTFNAFQMGHKPEVTSYRKHIRLKKSMTLPDDTLEYWGFYLLRGATVALSVCSKSKGASILVVKGQRTLSTCGLLDHNENKARKNGIYISSGQNQVKITFESNAQLIESKEIPRGLPGGPVLQEQQKPQTTEKPFNNSQDLQISSASLRRLSPSVQSYIADLIVSHDSHHHNNDNTNDNVHSERRVRHARQRFSEKIHESDEMNEVNPPEIHETSPVKLIRSRRWTNSPQKPLVPLSTIESTTQKDYFFERTRDYISKLNSKTPRSPRVQQKLELLKYQLETPGMDIAAEEDSKGQKIYISHKYKPPRPTHNIVRRSQEPVKPPALLDRGVKHGGNAFINPGADESSFSSFEEGLFDCYEGNILLASKFPPTSCESTDDLINGGGMHMQTHHNVTEDGYYYYIFYSDNDFGSNDMHAVFDIWKPTFQYENVTKSCVNVTDCTFPLDIMSDDRVIVEIPTRDGIDHEADDISLLVSVCHPRVGLYVLFPIAVLLFILSCAFL, encoded by the exons ATGA TTTCCATTTATATGGCATCAG GTGCAGAGAACTTCAAAATGCACGGAGCGAAGCGGGTTCTAATTTTCTGTCTTCTTACAACATTCATACCAATATTTCTATTGGTAATGCCGCTTTATTTGAGGCACAGTTTATACGCTGACGTGGTTTATGCTGTCACTGAGTCCGATATCATGGAGATTAGTGATGGAGTATCAACGATGTTCTGCTCC GCCCACACGCTCCAGATGAACAGCACTTTCAACGCCTTCCAAATGGGTCATAAACCCGAAGTAACATCCTATCGCAAACATATAAGACTGAAGAAAAGTATGACCTTGCCCGATGATACACTCGAGTACTGGGGCTTTTATCTCCTCCGGGGTGCGACTGTGGCACTCTCTGTTTGCTCAAA GTCCAAAGGTGCGTCAATTCTCGTGGTGAAAGGCCAGAGAACCTTGAGCACATGTGGCTTGCTGGACCACAACGAGAATAAAGCCCGTAAAAATGGAATATATATCTCATCAGGACAGAACCAAGTGAAAATAACTTTCGAGTCGAATGCCCAGTTGATCGAATCGAAGGAGATTCCCCGAGGTCTTCCAGGGGGTCCTGTATTGCAAGAACAGCAGAAGCCCCAGACTACAGAGAAGCCCTTCAACAATTCCCAGGACCTCCAGATATCCTCAGCCAGTTTGAGGCGGCTCAGTCCGTCTGTTCAGTCCTACATAGCTGATCTCATCGTCTCGCATGATTCCCATCATCACAACAATGACAACACAAACGACAATGTTCATTCTGAACGGCGAGTTAGACACGCGAGACAGAGATTTAGTGAGAAGATCCATGAGAGTGATGAAATGAACGAGGTGAATCCCCCAGAAATTCATGAAACATCACCAGTGAAGCTCATAAGGTCGAGAAGATGGACGAATTCTCCCCAAAAACCTTTAGTACCTTTATCCACTATTGAATCTACAACTCAgaaagactattttttcgaaCGAACCAGGGATTACATCAGCAAGTTAAACTCAAAGACCCCTAGATCCCCGCGGGTTCAGCAAAAACTGGAGCTTCTGAAGTACCAGCTGGAGACACCAGGAATGGACATAGCAGCTGAGGAGGACAGCAAGGGTCAGAAAATATACATTTCTCACAAGTACAAACCCCCGAGGCCGACTCACAACATCGTTAGGAGGAGTCAAGAACCTGTGAAGCCTCCAGCACTGCTAGATCGAGGAGTCAAACATGGGGGCAATGCCTTCATCAATCCCGGGGCAGATGAGTCGTCCTTCTCATCCTTTGAGGAAGGTCTTTTTGATTGTTATGAGGGAAACATACTCCTGGCGAGCAAATTCCCTCCCACGAGTTGCGAGAGCACCGATGATCTTATCAACGGTGGAGGCATGCACATGCAGACACATCACAACGTCACCGAGGATGGATATtactattatattttttacagtgACAATGACTTTGGTTCCAATGATATGCACGCTGTGTTCGACATATGGAAGCCAACTTTTCAGTATGAAAATGTCACCAAGAGCTGTGTCAATGTGACAGACTGCACGTTCCCATTGGACATCATGTCTGATGACAGAGTTATTGTGGAGATTCCTACGAGAGACGGGATTGACCACGAGGCTGATGATATTTCATTGTTGGTTTCAGTCTGTCATCCCAGGGTTGGACTTTATGTTCTCTTTCCTATTGCTGTTTTGTTGTTTATTTTGAGTTGTGCATTCTTGTGA
- the LOC135160929 gene encoding uncharacterized protein LOC135160929 isoform X2: MSAENFKMHGAKRVLIFCLLTTFIPIFLLVMPLYLRHSLYADVVYAVTESDIMEISDGVSTMFCSAHTLQMNSTFNAFQMGHKPEVTSYRKHIRLKKSMTLPDDTLEYWGFYLLRGATVALSVCSKSKGASILVVKGQRTLSTCGLLDHNENKARKNGIYISSGQNQVKITFESNAQLIESKEIPRGLPGGPVLQEQQKPQTTEKPFNNSQDLQISSASLRRLSPSVQSYIADLIVSHDSHHHNNDNTNDNVHSERRVRHARQRFSEKIHESDEMNEVNPPEIHETSPVKLIRSRRWTNSPQKPLVPLSTIESTTQKDYFFERTRDYISKLNSKTPRSPRVQQKLELLKYQLETPGMDIAAEEDSKGQKIYISHKYKPPRPTHNIVRRSQEPVKPPALLDRGVKHGGNAFINPGADESSFSSFEEGLFDCYEGNILLASKFPPTSCESTDDLINGGGMHMQTHHNVTEDGYYYYIFYSDNDFGSNDMHAVFDIWKPTFQYENVTKSCVNVTDCTFPLDIMSDDRVIVEIPTRDGIDHEADDISLLVSVCHPRVGLYVLFPIAVLLFILSCAFL; this comes from the exons ATGA GTGCAGAGAACTTCAAAATGCACGGAGCGAAGCGGGTTCTAATTTTCTGTCTTCTTACAACATTCATACCAATATTTCTATTGGTAATGCCGCTTTATTTGAGGCACAGTTTATACGCTGACGTGGTTTATGCTGTCACTGAGTCCGATATCATGGAGATTAGTGATGGAGTATCAACGATGTTCTGCTCC GCCCACACGCTCCAGATGAACAGCACTTTCAACGCCTTCCAAATGGGTCATAAACCCGAAGTAACATCCTATCGCAAACATATAAGACTGAAGAAAAGTATGACCTTGCCCGATGATACACTCGAGTACTGGGGCTTTTATCTCCTCCGGGGTGCGACTGTGGCACTCTCTGTTTGCTCAAA GTCCAAAGGTGCGTCAATTCTCGTGGTGAAAGGCCAGAGAACCTTGAGCACATGTGGCTTGCTGGACCACAACGAGAATAAAGCCCGTAAAAATGGAATATATATCTCATCAGGACAGAACCAAGTGAAAATAACTTTCGAGTCGAATGCCCAGTTGATCGAATCGAAGGAGATTCCCCGAGGTCTTCCAGGGGGTCCTGTATTGCAAGAACAGCAGAAGCCCCAGACTACAGAGAAGCCCTTCAACAATTCCCAGGACCTCCAGATATCCTCAGCCAGTTTGAGGCGGCTCAGTCCGTCTGTTCAGTCCTACATAGCTGATCTCATCGTCTCGCATGATTCCCATCATCACAACAATGACAACACAAACGACAATGTTCATTCTGAACGGCGAGTTAGACACGCGAGACAGAGATTTAGTGAGAAGATCCATGAGAGTGATGAAATGAACGAGGTGAATCCCCCAGAAATTCATGAAACATCACCAGTGAAGCTCATAAGGTCGAGAAGATGGACGAATTCTCCCCAAAAACCTTTAGTACCTTTATCCACTATTGAATCTACAACTCAgaaagactattttttcgaaCGAACCAGGGATTACATCAGCAAGTTAAACTCAAAGACCCCTAGATCCCCGCGGGTTCAGCAAAAACTGGAGCTTCTGAAGTACCAGCTGGAGACACCAGGAATGGACATAGCAGCTGAGGAGGACAGCAAGGGTCAGAAAATATACATTTCTCACAAGTACAAACCCCCGAGGCCGACTCACAACATCGTTAGGAGGAGTCAAGAACCTGTGAAGCCTCCAGCACTGCTAGATCGAGGAGTCAAACATGGGGGCAATGCCTTCATCAATCCCGGGGCAGATGAGTCGTCCTTCTCATCCTTTGAGGAAGGTCTTTTTGATTGTTATGAGGGAAACATACTCCTGGCGAGCAAATTCCCTCCCACGAGTTGCGAGAGCACCGATGATCTTATCAACGGTGGAGGCATGCACATGCAGACACATCACAACGTCACCGAGGATGGATATtactattatattttttacagtgACAATGACTTTGGTTCCAATGATATGCACGCTGTGTTCGACATATGGAAGCCAACTTTTCAGTATGAAAATGTCACCAAGAGCTGTGTCAATGTGACAGACTGCACGTTCCCATTGGACATCATGTCTGATGACAGAGTTATTGTGGAGATTCCTACGAGAGACGGGATTGACCACGAGGCTGATGATATTTCATTGTTGGTTTCAGTCTGTCATCCCAGGGTTGGACTTTATGTTCTCTTTCCTATTGCTGTTTTGTTGTTTATTTTGAGTTGTGCATTCTTGTGA
- the LOC135160936 gene encoding eukaryotic initiation factor 4A-I-like isoform X1 — MSYPSERRNEEQWAGDSKNGPSESEQPAYDGPPGMEPDGLIETNWESVVESFDDMALKEELLRGIYAYGFEKPSAIQQRAIVPCVKGHDVIAQAQSGTGKTATFSISILQQIDTSLNECQALILAPTRELAQQIQKVVIALGDFMHAQCHACIGGTNVREDMRKLELGVHVVVGTPGRVYDMISRRALRTQFIKLFVLDEADEMLSRGFKDQIHDVFKLLSKEVQVILLSATMPTDVLEVSKCFMRNPISILVKKEELTLEGIKQFYVYVEREDWKLETLCDLYDTLSITQAVIFCNTRRKVDWLTENMHGRDFTVSAMHGDMEQRERDLIMRQFRTGSSRVLITTDLLARGIDVQQVSLVINYDLPSNRENYIHRIGRGGRFGRKGVAINFVTVDDKRTMNDIEQFYNTHIDEMPMNVADLI; from the exons ATGTCGTATCCGTCTGAACGAAG AAATGAGGAGCAATGGGCGGGAGACTCTAAAAATGGTCCAAGTGAGAGTGAACAGCCGGCTTATGATGGGCCCCCAGGAATGGAGCCAGATGGTCTCATCGAGACCAACTGGGAATCG GTCGTCGAGAGTTTCGATGATATGGCCCTGAAGGAGGAGCTATTGAGGGGTATCTATGCCTACGGTTTTGAGAAACCATCTGCTATTCAGCAGCGTGCGATTGTCCCCTGCGTCAAGGGACACGATGTCATTGCCCAAGCCCAGTCTG GAACTGGTAAAACTGCAACGTTCTCGATTTCTATCCTCCAACAGATTGATACGAGTCTGAACGAATGCCAAGCCTTGATTCTTGCACCGACTAGAGAGTTGGCTCAACAG ATTCAAAAAGTTGTCATTGCCCTGGGTGATTTCATGCACGCGCAATGCCACGCCTGCATTGGTGGTACCAACGTCCGTGAGGATATGCGCAAGCTGGAGTTGGGTGTACACGTGGTTGTTGGTACACCAGGACGTGTTTACGATATGATAAGTCGACGTGCTCTTCGCACTCAATTTATCAAGTTGTTTGTCCTCGATGAGGCTGACGAGATGTTGTCACGTGGATTCAAGGATCAAATTCACGATGTCTTCAAGTTACTCTCCAAAGAAGTTCAGGTGATTTTGCTTTCGGCTACAATGCCCACCGATGTACTCGAGGTGTCAAAGTGTTTCATGCGAAATCCGATCAGCATTCTCGTGAAAAAGGAGGAATTGACACTCGAGGGTATCAAACAATTCTACGTCTATGTTGAACGTGAGGATTGGAAATTGGAGACACTTTGCGATTTGTATGACACTCTGTCCATCACTCAGGCTGTCATCTTTTGTAACACACGTCGTAAGGTAGACTGGCTCACGGAGAATATGCACGGCCGAGATTTCACTGTCTCTGCTATGCATGGAGACATggaacagagggagagagatctCATTATGAGACAATTCAGAACTGGCTCATCACGTGTACTCATCACGACGGATCTACTTGCTAGGGGCATTGATGTCCAGCAGGTTTCTCTGGTTATCAATTATGATCTTCCTTCTAATCGCGAGAATTATATCCAcag aaTTGGTCGTGGTGGACGTTTTGGACGTAAAGGAGTTGCCATAAACTTCGTCACCGTCGATGATAAGCGTACCATGAATGACATCGAGCAATTCTACAACACCCATATTGATGAAATGCCAATGAATGTTGCCGAtttgatttaa
- the LOC135160929 gene encoding uncharacterized protein LOC135160929 isoform X3: MHGAKRVLIFCLLTTFIPIFLLVMPLYLRHSLYADVVYAVTESDIMEISDGVSTMFCSAHTLQMNSTFNAFQMGHKPEVTSYRKHIRLKKSMTLPDDTLEYWGFYLLRGATVALSVCSKSKGASILVVKGQRTLSTCGLLDHNENKARKNGIYISSGQNQVKITFESNAQLIESKEIPRGLPGGPVLQEQQKPQTTEKPFNNSQDLQISSASLRRLSPSVQSYIADLIVSHDSHHHNNDNTNDNVHSERRVRHARQRFSEKIHESDEMNEVNPPEIHETSPVKLIRSRRWTNSPQKPLVPLSTIESTTQKDYFFERTRDYISKLNSKTPRSPRVQQKLELLKYQLETPGMDIAAEEDSKGQKIYISHKYKPPRPTHNIVRRSQEPVKPPALLDRGVKHGGNAFINPGADESSFSSFEEGLFDCYEGNILLASKFPPTSCESTDDLINGGGMHMQTHHNVTEDGYYYYIFYSDNDFGSNDMHAVFDIWKPTFQYENVTKSCVNVTDCTFPLDIMSDDRVIVEIPTRDGIDHEADDISLLVSVCHPRVGLYVLFPIAVLLFILSCAFL, encoded by the exons ATGCACGGAGCGAAGCGGGTTCTAATTTTCTGTCTTCTTACAACATTCATACCAATATTTCTATTGGTAATGCCGCTTTATTTGAGGCACAGTTTATACGCTGACGTGGTTTATGCTGTCACTGAGTCCGATATCATGGAGATTAGTGATGGAGTATCAACGATGTTCTGCTCC GCCCACACGCTCCAGATGAACAGCACTTTCAACGCCTTCCAAATGGGTCATAAACCCGAAGTAACATCCTATCGCAAACATATAAGACTGAAGAAAAGTATGACCTTGCCCGATGATACACTCGAGTACTGGGGCTTTTATCTCCTCCGGGGTGCGACTGTGGCACTCTCTGTTTGCTCAAA GTCCAAAGGTGCGTCAATTCTCGTGGTGAAAGGCCAGAGAACCTTGAGCACATGTGGCTTGCTGGACCACAACGAGAATAAAGCCCGTAAAAATGGAATATATATCTCATCAGGACAGAACCAAGTGAAAATAACTTTCGAGTCGAATGCCCAGTTGATCGAATCGAAGGAGATTCCCCGAGGTCTTCCAGGGGGTCCTGTATTGCAAGAACAGCAGAAGCCCCAGACTACAGAGAAGCCCTTCAACAATTCCCAGGACCTCCAGATATCCTCAGCCAGTTTGAGGCGGCTCAGTCCGTCTGTTCAGTCCTACATAGCTGATCTCATCGTCTCGCATGATTCCCATCATCACAACAATGACAACACAAACGACAATGTTCATTCTGAACGGCGAGTTAGACACGCGAGACAGAGATTTAGTGAGAAGATCCATGAGAGTGATGAAATGAACGAGGTGAATCCCCCAGAAATTCATGAAACATCACCAGTGAAGCTCATAAGGTCGAGAAGATGGACGAATTCTCCCCAAAAACCTTTAGTACCTTTATCCACTATTGAATCTACAACTCAgaaagactattttttcgaaCGAACCAGGGATTACATCAGCAAGTTAAACTCAAAGACCCCTAGATCCCCGCGGGTTCAGCAAAAACTGGAGCTTCTGAAGTACCAGCTGGAGACACCAGGAATGGACATAGCAGCTGAGGAGGACAGCAAGGGTCAGAAAATATACATTTCTCACAAGTACAAACCCCCGAGGCCGACTCACAACATCGTTAGGAGGAGTCAAGAACCTGTGAAGCCTCCAGCACTGCTAGATCGAGGAGTCAAACATGGGGGCAATGCCTTCATCAATCCCGGGGCAGATGAGTCGTCCTTCTCATCCTTTGAGGAAGGTCTTTTTGATTGTTATGAGGGAAACATACTCCTGGCGAGCAAATTCCCTCCCACGAGTTGCGAGAGCACCGATGATCTTATCAACGGTGGAGGCATGCACATGCAGACACATCACAACGTCACCGAGGATGGATATtactattatattttttacagtgACAATGACTTTGGTTCCAATGATATGCACGCTGTGTTCGACATATGGAAGCCAACTTTTCAGTATGAAAATGTCACCAAGAGCTGTGTCAATGTGACAGACTGCACGTTCCCATTGGACATCATGTCTGATGACAGAGTTATTGTGGAGATTCCTACGAGAGACGGGATTGACCACGAGGCTGATGATATTTCATTGTTGGTTTCAGTCTGTCATCCCAGGGTTGGACTTTATGTTCTCTTTCCTATTGCTGTTTTGTTGTTTATTTTGAGTTGTGCATTCTTGTGA
- the LOC135160936 gene encoding eukaryotic initiation factor 4A-I-like isoform X2, whose translation MAGNEEQWAGDSKNGPSESEQPAYDGPPGMEPDGLIETNWESVVESFDDMALKEELLRGIYAYGFEKPSAIQQRAIVPCVKGHDVIAQAQSGTGKTATFSISILQQIDTSLNECQALILAPTRELAQQIQKVVIALGDFMHAQCHACIGGTNVREDMRKLELGVHVVVGTPGRVYDMISRRALRTQFIKLFVLDEADEMLSRGFKDQIHDVFKLLSKEVQVILLSATMPTDVLEVSKCFMRNPISILVKKEELTLEGIKQFYVYVEREDWKLETLCDLYDTLSITQAVIFCNTRRKVDWLTENMHGRDFTVSAMHGDMEQRERDLIMRQFRTGSSRVLITTDLLARGIDVQQVSLVINYDLPSNRENYIHRIGRGGRFGRKGVAINFVTVDDKRTMNDIEQFYNTHIDEMPMNVADLI comes from the exons ATGGCTGG AAATGAGGAGCAATGGGCGGGAGACTCTAAAAATGGTCCAAGTGAGAGTGAACAGCCGGCTTATGATGGGCCCCCAGGAATGGAGCCAGATGGTCTCATCGAGACCAACTGGGAATCG GTCGTCGAGAGTTTCGATGATATGGCCCTGAAGGAGGAGCTATTGAGGGGTATCTATGCCTACGGTTTTGAGAAACCATCTGCTATTCAGCAGCGTGCGATTGTCCCCTGCGTCAAGGGACACGATGTCATTGCCCAAGCCCAGTCTG GAACTGGTAAAACTGCAACGTTCTCGATTTCTATCCTCCAACAGATTGATACGAGTCTGAACGAATGCCAAGCCTTGATTCTTGCACCGACTAGAGAGTTGGCTCAACAG ATTCAAAAAGTTGTCATTGCCCTGGGTGATTTCATGCACGCGCAATGCCACGCCTGCATTGGTGGTACCAACGTCCGTGAGGATATGCGCAAGCTGGAGTTGGGTGTACACGTGGTTGTTGGTACACCAGGACGTGTTTACGATATGATAAGTCGACGTGCTCTTCGCACTCAATTTATCAAGTTGTTTGTCCTCGATGAGGCTGACGAGATGTTGTCACGTGGATTCAAGGATCAAATTCACGATGTCTTCAAGTTACTCTCCAAAGAAGTTCAGGTGATTTTGCTTTCGGCTACAATGCCCACCGATGTACTCGAGGTGTCAAAGTGTTTCATGCGAAATCCGATCAGCATTCTCGTGAAAAAGGAGGAATTGACACTCGAGGGTATCAAACAATTCTACGTCTATGTTGAACGTGAGGATTGGAAATTGGAGACACTTTGCGATTTGTATGACACTCTGTCCATCACTCAGGCTGTCATCTTTTGTAACACACGTCGTAAGGTAGACTGGCTCACGGAGAATATGCACGGCCGAGATTTCACTGTCTCTGCTATGCATGGAGACATggaacagagggagagagatctCATTATGAGACAATTCAGAACTGGCTCATCACGTGTACTCATCACGACGGATCTACTTGCTAGGGGCATTGATGTCCAGCAGGTTTCTCTGGTTATCAATTATGATCTTCCTTCTAATCGCGAGAATTATATCCAcag aaTTGGTCGTGGTGGACGTTTTGGACGTAAAGGAGTTGCCATAAACTTCGTCACCGTCGATGATAAGCGTACCATGAATGACATCGAGCAATTCTACAACACCCATATTGATGAAATGCCAATGAATGTTGCCGAtttgatttaa
- the LOC135160933 gene encoding voltage-gated purine nucleotide uniporter SLC17A9, translating into MEIGVIRETKMDVNTSVGTDRLSRVTMDVHSEEKTIFWSRRERKRWFISLLCGTCLLYATRTSVPLLVPVISKEKLWSKADSGMILSSFFWGYTLTQVASGYMSDRIGGHKIMWIAALGWSFTTFTLPNVIEEFSDSDHHVEIIAMARTITGAFQGMHFPSVISLTSQHLDESERASFFGLLTSGSALGTLLTGSLGSYLLVKFSWAVVFQVLGSLGLLWTLSLYYQSLTAQRRRIISKTFGESKSKNLPWRELWSKPPFWSCVFAHACQNNCFFVLLSWMPTYFHDTFPDVPSWMMNMIPWLSLLPCTFLGKILSEKLIATGFTVTTTRKIVETICFATQVINLFILATVETFQGAMLCLMFIIGGTGFHNTAIAVNPSDLAPKHSGSVFGLMNSVGAVPGFLGVYLAGCILHMTHSWAAVFILTAFIDIMGCVVYLTFGSGQAII; encoded by the exons ATGGAAATTGGAGTGATACGTGAGACAAAAATGGACGTAAACACGTCAGTAGGGACTGACCGGCTGTCAAGGGTGACTATGGATGTACACAGTGAGGAGAAGACCATCTTCTGGTCCAG GCGGGAGAGAAAGCGCTGGTTCATCTCGTTATTATGTGGCACATGTTTACTTTATGCGACGAGAACGTCAGTGCCCCTCTTAGTGCCAGTAATCAGCAAGGAAAAGCTATGGAGCAAAGCAGATTCTGGAATGATTCTCTCCAGCTTCTTCTGGGGATACACATTGACCCAGGTGGCGAGTGGGTACATGAGTGACAGAATTGGAGGGCACAAGATCATGTGGATTGCAGCTCTTGGCTGGTCTTTTACAACATTCACGCTGCCAAATGTCATTGAAGAATTTTCTGACAGTGATCATCATGTGGAGATTATAGCAATGGCTAGGACAATCACTGGGGCCTTTCAGGGTATGCACTTCCCCAGTGTAATTAGTCTAACGAGTCAACATTTGGATGAGTCCGAGAGGGCCTCGTTTTTTGGACTGCTGACGTCGGGATCTGCATTGGGGACACTGCTTACTGGATCTCTCGGGTCTTATCTGCTGGTTAAATTCAGCTGGGCCGTTGTTTTTCAAGTATTAG GTAGTTTAGGTTTACTATGGACATTATCTCTCTATTATCAGAGTCTCACTGCTCAAAGGAGGAGAATAATCTCAAAGACTTTTGGAGAATCGAAAAGCAAAAATCTACCATGGAGAGAGTTATGGTCCAAACCGCCTTTCTG GTCTTGTGTATTCGCCCATGCCTGTCAGAACAATTGCTTTTTCGTTTTACTTTCGTGGATGCCAACTTACTTTCACGACACGTTCCCAGATGTACCA AGTTGGATGATGAATATGATACCTTGGTTATCGTTACTCCCTTGTACCTTTctaggaaaaattttgtctgaaaaattgattgctaCTGGGTTCACGGTCACAACTACGAGAAAGATCGTGGAAACAATTTGTTTTGCAACACAagtcataaatttatttatattag caACAGTTGAAACATTCCAAGGTGCAATGCTCTGTCTAATGTTCATAATTGGCGGTACAGGATTTCACAACACAGCTATTGCAGTAAATCCATCAGACTTGGCGCCGAAACACTCAGGGAGCGTCTTCGGGCTCATGAACTCGGTGGGAGCAGTTCCGG GGTTCTTGGGAGTGTACCTAGCCGGATGCATCCTACACATGACCCACAGTTGGGCGGCTGTATTCATTTTGACAGCTTTTATTGACATTATGGGATGTGTCGTTTATCTTACATTTGGTTCCGGTCAGGCGATTATATGA
- the LOC135160932 gene encoding katanin p60 ATPase-containing subunit A-like 1, which translates to MAVSINEICENTKLARDLALTGNYDTSGVYYQGVVQQIHRLLATIVDTTRKSKWQLVQHQIVQEFEKVKSAIHMLQLFKVDVRTERMLGTSCLQFEEPTRDPALWSPNIASPWSAPGVRDPDVWPPLTPSEQKQSSKISSNSRGKQQNRSGVKKPTTAGGKKQDIKGSNSGRKDDKKPVKREDKEKTDTEKGETDVEERKFEAAGGDRDLVDILERDIVQKNPNIRWDDIADLSEAKRLLEEAVVLPMWMPDFFKGIRRPWKGVLMVGPPGTGKTMLAKAVATECGTTFFNVSSSTLTSKYRGESEKLVRLLFEMARFYAPSTIFIDEIDSLCSRRGSESEHEASRRVKSELLVQMDGISSNSEDPSKVVMVLAATNFPWDIDEALRRRLEKRIYIPLPNREGREALLKINLRDVKVDVSVNLADIARRLEGYSGADITNVCRDASMMSMRRKIAGLRPDQIRQLPKEELDLPVSSTDFHEAIEKCNKSVSQEDLEKYEKWMSEFGSS; encoded by the exons ATGGCAGTATCAATAAATGAAATCTGCGAGAACACAAAACTAGCAAGGGATTTGGCACTGACTGGTAACTATGACACATCAGGTGTTTATTATCAAGGAGTTGTCCAGCAAATTCATCGATTATTAGCGACAATTGTCGACACAACGAGAAAATCAAAGTGGCAGTTGGTGCAGCACCAGATTGTTCAGGAATTTGAGAAGGTCAAATCTGCGATTCACATGCTGCAATTGTTTAAAGTCGATGTGAGGACAGAGAGAATGCTGGGAACATCGTGTCTGCAGTTCGAGGAGCCTACGAGAGATCCTGCACTGTGGTCACCCAACATCGCCTCCCCCTGGAGTGCTCCAGGAGTGCGTGATCCCGATGTATGGCCACCGCTTACCCCATCCGAGCAGAAACAAAGTTCGAAAATCAGTTCCAATTCGAGGGGAAAACAGCAAAATCGCTCGGGGGTGAAGAAACCGACCACTGCTGGGGGAAAAAAGCAAGACATCAAGGGTAGTAATTCCGGGAGAAAGGATGATAAAAAGCCCGTGAAGAGGGAGGACAAG GAGAAGACAGATACTGAGAAAGGAGAAACAGACGTAGAAGAGCGTAAATTCGAAGCAGCGGGTGGAGACAGAGATCTAGTAGACATTCTCGAACGTGACATTGTTCAGAAGAATCCGAACATTCGATGGGACGACATAGCAGACCTGTCCGAAGCGAAGAGACTCCTGGAGGAGGCTGTGGTCCTTCCCATGTGGATGCCAGACTTCTTCAAGGGCATTCGTCGTCCCTGGAAGGGTGTTTTGATGGTGGGACCACCAGGCACCGGGAAAACAATGCTTGCTAAAGCTGTAGCCACAGAATGTGGTACGACTTTCTTCAATGTTTCTTCGTCCACACTCACCTCAAAGTATCGAGGAGAGTCCGAGAAACTCGTTCGACTGCTCTTTGAAATGGCCAGGTTTTACGCACCCAGTACCATTTTCATCGATGAAATTGATTCACTTTGCTCCAGGCGTGGATCAGAATCGGAACATGAGGCATCGAGAAGAGTCAAGTCTGAGTTGCTTGTACAAATGGATGGCATTAGTTCAAACAG TGAGGATCCGAGTAAAGTCGTCATGGTCCTGGCAGCGACAAATTTCCCTTGGGACATTGACGAAGCCCTGAGAAGACGACTGGAGAAGCGAATTTATATTCCATTGCCAAATCGTGAAGGACGGGAGGCTCTTTTGAAGATTAATCTGCGAGATGTCAAAGTCGATGTTTCTGTGAATCTTGCTGACATTGCTAGAAGGCTAGAGGGTTACTCGGGGGCTGATATCACCAATGTATGCAG GGATGCATCCATGATGTCCATGAGAAGGAAGATCGCTGGTCTGCGACCAGATCAAATACGACAGCTTCCCAAGGAAGAATTAGATCTGCCCGTGTCATCCACAGACTTCCACGAGGCCATTGAGAAGTGCAACAAGAGCGTTTCTCAAGAGGATCTcgagaaatatgaaaaatggatGAGTGAATTTGGCTCTTCCTAA